The following are encoded in a window of Sinomonas cyclohexanicum genomic DNA:
- a CDS encoding IS1634 family transposase: protein MAWIRRVRTASGATAVQIAESVDGRRRIVAHVGSAHTEAELGLLVERARELLDDPGQGELDLGLAPAAPRTALIGPPGEPALFENPGTPVPGRSAVAPPRVVATASRVLFDTLAAVFDDLGFDALADEVFRDLVVARIVEPTSILDTARVLGDLGVRPASEKTMRRTLSRAHRGSYRDQIARACFEHAAASGDVSLCLYDVTTLYFEAEKEDGLRKVGYSKERRVDPQIVVGLLVDREGFPLEIGCYEGNRAEQTTIIPIVKQFQDRHGIGDMVVVADAGMLSAANLTALEEAGLRFIVGSRAVKAPLDLASHFRWHGDAFTDAQVIDTITPRTGRRSENNELLRAEPVWDPETHPGSWRAVWAYSAKRAVRDGKTLTLQEDRARAVIAGEKAARAPRFVKTSGDGHTLDEAALARARRLVGLKGYVTNIPAHLMPAGEVIASYHELWHVEQSFRMSKTDLAARPMFVRTRDAIEAHLTIVFTALAVSREAQTRTGLAIRNIVRQLRPLRSATVASNGTTQTIAPHIDPDRQAIIDALTTGKSQALSK from the coding sequence GTGGCATGGATTCGGCGGGTTCGGACGGCCTCCGGGGCGACGGCCGTGCAGATCGCCGAGTCCGTCGACGGGCGGCGGCGGATCGTGGCCCACGTCGGCTCGGCCCATACCGAGGCTGAGCTCGGGCTCCTGGTCGAGCGGGCGCGGGAGCTGCTGGACGACCCCGGCCAGGGCGAGCTCGACTTGGGCCTGGCCCCTGCTGCGCCCAGGACTGCACTGATCGGCCCGCCCGGGGAGCCGGCGCTCTTCGAGAACCCGGGGACACCGGTGCCAGGGCGATCGGCGGTTGCCCCGCCACGGGTGGTCGCCACCGCCTCACGGGTCCTCTTCGACACGCTCGCGGCGGTGTTCGACGACCTCGGCTTCGACGCCCTCGCCGACGAGGTGTTCCGGGACCTGGTGGTCGCCCGGATCGTGGAGCCGACCTCCATCCTGGACACCGCCCGCGTGCTGGGCGACCTGGGCGTGCGCCCGGCGAGCGAGAAGACGATGCGGCGCACCCTGTCCCGCGCGCACAGGGGCAGCTACCGGGACCAGATCGCCAGGGCGTGCTTCGAGCACGCCGCGGCCAGCGGCGATGTCTCGCTGTGCCTGTACGACGTGACGACCCTGTACTTCGAGGCCGAGAAGGAAGACGGGCTGCGGAAGGTCGGCTACTCCAAGGAACGCCGGGTCGACCCGCAGATCGTCGTCGGCCTGCTCGTGGACCGGGAAGGGTTCCCGCTGGAGATCGGCTGCTACGAGGGCAACAGGGCCGAGCAGACCACGATCATCCCGATCGTGAAGCAGTTCCAGGACAGGCATGGCATCGGGGACATGGTCGTGGTCGCCGACGCCGGCATGCTCTCCGCGGCCAACCTCACCGCGCTCGAGGAGGCGGGCCTGCGCTTCATCGTCGGCTCCCGCGCCGTCAAGGCCCCGCTGGACCTGGCCTCCCACTTCCGCTGGCACGGCGACGCGTTCACCGACGCGCAGGTCATCGACACCATCACGCCCAGGACCGGCCGGCGCAGCGAGAACAACGAGCTCCTGCGCGCCGAACCCGTCTGGGACCCCGAGACGCACCCCGGCTCCTGGCGGGCCGTGTGGGCCTACTCGGCCAAGCGGGCCGTGCGGGACGGCAAGACCCTGACACTGCAGGAGGACCGCGCCCGGGCGGTCATCGCCGGCGAGAAGGCCGCCCGCGCCCCGCGGTTCGTCAAGACCAGCGGCGACGGGCACACCCTGGACGAAGCCGCCCTGGCCCGCGCCCGCCGCCTGGTCGGGCTCAAGGGCTACGTGACCAACATCCCCGCGCACCTCATGCCCGCCGGCGAGGTCATCGCCTCGTACCACGAGCTCTGGCATGTCGAGCAGTCCTTCCGGATGTCCAAGACCGACCTCGCCGCGCGACCCATGTTCGTCCGCACCCGCGACGCGATCGAGGCCCACCTGACCATCGTCTTCACCGCCCTCGCAGTCTCCCGCGAGGCCCAGACCCGCACCGGCCTCGCGATCCGCAACATCGTCCGCCAGCTCAGGCCCCTGCGCTCAGCCACCGTCGCCTCCAACGGCACCACCCAGACCATCGCGCCCCACATCGACCCCGACCGGCAGGCCATCATCGACGCCCTCACCACCGGGAAATCTCAGGCACTAAGCAAATGA
- the trxB gene encoding thioredoxin-disulfide reductase, with translation MSTVETAADVRDVIIVGSGPAGYTAAIYTARANLNPLIFAGSVTAGGELMNTTEVENFPGFPEGVQGPELMDKLEQQASKFGAQIEYEDVESVELEGETKTVTLTNGESYKARSVIIATGSAYRELGLPNEKRLSGHGVSWCATCDGFFFKDQDIAVIGGGDSAMEEALFLTKFARSVTVVHRRDSLRASKIMADRALAHEKISFAWNSEVADVVGGEKVSALRLRSTVDGTESEIPVTGIFVAIGNDPRTQLVKDVLDLTAEGTIAVERRSSRTSLPGVFAAGDVVDPTYRQAITAAGSGCVAALDVEHYLADVEARALAAKA, from the coding sequence GTGAGCACCGTTGAGACCGCCGCCGACGTCCGCGACGTCATCATCGTCGGTTCTGGACCGGCGGGGTACACCGCAGCCATCTACACCGCCCGAGCCAACCTTAACCCGTTGATTTTCGCCGGTTCGGTCACCGCAGGTGGCGAGCTCATGAACACGACCGAGGTAGAGAACTTCCCGGGCTTCCCGGAGGGCGTCCAGGGTCCCGAGCTGATGGACAAGCTGGAGCAGCAGGCCTCGAAGTTCGGCGCGCAGATCGAATACGAGGACGTCGAGTCGGTCGAGTTGGAAGGCGAGACCAAGACCGTCACCCTGACGAACGGCGAGTCCTACAAGGCCCGTTCCGTGATCATCGCTACCGGGTCGGCCTACCGCGAACTCGGCCTTCCCAATGAGAAGCGACTCTCTGGACACGGCGTGAGCTGGTGCGCTACGTGTGACGGGTTCTTCTTCAAGGACCAGGACATCGCGGTGATCGGTGGCGGTGACTCGGCCATGGAGGAGGCACTCTTCTTGACCAAGTTCGCCCGGTCCGTCACCGTGGTCCACCGTCGTGACAGCCTTCGTGCCTCGAAGATCATGGCCGACCGTGCACTTGCCCACGAGAAGATCTCCTTTGCCTGGAACTCCGAGGTCGCGGACGTCGTCGGCGGCGAGAAGGTCAGTGCGCTCCGCCTGCGCAGCACCGTCGACGGCACCGAGTCGGAGATCCCCGTGACTGGCATCTTCGTCGCGATCGGCAACGATCCCCGCACGCAGCTCGTCAAGGACGTCCTCGACCTCACCGCCGAGGGAACCATCGCCGTCGAGAGACGCTCCTCGAGAACCAGCCTTCCCGGGGTCTTCGCGGCGGGCGACGTCGTTGACCCCACCTATCGCCAGGCCATTACGGCAGCCGGTTCGGGTTGTGTTGCCGCACTCGACGTCGAGCATTACCTGGCCGACGTCGAGGCGCGCGCATTGGCTGCCAAGGCATAA
- the trxA gene encoding thioredoxin, with translation MSNAKNVTDAEFTDKVIMSEKPVIVDFWAEWCGPCRKLGPILDDISVEYADKVDVVKVDVDNNPNIAAEYGITSIPAVYLFEKGKVTGTVIGARPKQYFEKEWNEVLAK, from the coding sequence ATGAGCAACGCCAAGAACGTCACCGACGCCGAGTTCACCGACAAGGTGATCATGTCCGAGAAGCCCGTCATCGTCGATTTCTGGGCTGAATGGTGCGGCCCCTGCCGCAAGCTCGGACCGATCCTCGACGACATCTCAGTCGAGTACGCCGACAAGGTCGACGTGGTCAAGGTCGACGTCGACAACAATCCCAACATCGCTGCCGAATACGGCATCACCTCGATCCCTGCGGTCTACCTGTTTGAGAAGGGCAAGGTCACCGGCACAGTGATCGGCGCACGGCCCAAGCAGTACTTCGAGAAAGAGTGGAACGAGGTACTCGCCAAGTAG